A region of Quercus lobata isolate SW786 unplaced genomic scaffold, ValleyOak3.0 Primary Assembly Scq3eQI_181, whole genome shotgun sequence DNA encodes the following proteins:
- the LOC115973295 gene encoding laccase-12-like: MEAPKNFFANSQCSFIIFGIFLLFASSAMTLADPITHQHEFVIQATPVKRLCKTQNAITVNGQYPGPTLEVNNGDTVVVKVTNKAQYNVTIHWHGIRQMRTGWADGPEFVTQCPIRPGGSYTYRFTIQGQEGTLWWHAHSSWLRATVYGALIIHPKEGASYPFTKPKRETALLLGEWWNANPIDVVREATRTGAAPNVSDAYTINGQPGDLYNCSSKDTLIVPIDSGETNLIRVINAALNQPLFLTIANHKLTVVGADASYTKPFTTTVLMLGPGQTTDVLINGDQAPARYYIAARAYASAPNAPFDNTTTTAILEYKSAPCAATNCAASKPIMPPLPAFNDTPTVTAFSNSFRSPRKVEVPTELDESLFFTIGLGLNKCPQHLKARRCQGPNGTRFTASMNNVSFALPNNISILQAYQQGIPGVFTTDFPANPPLQFDYTGNVSRSLWQPVPGTKGYKLKFGSRVQIVLQDTSIFTPENHPIHLHGYDFYIIAEGFGNFNSKTDTSKFNLVDPPLRNTVAVPVNGWAVIRFVADNPGAWLMHCHLDVHITWGLAMVFFVDNGLGELQTIQPPPLDLPLC; this comes from the exons ATGGAAGCCCCCAAGAACTTTTTTGCCAATTCTCAATGCTCTTTCATCATCTTTggcatttttcttctctttgctTCTTCGGCAATGACTTTGGCAGATCCCATTACTCACCAACACGAATTTGTT ATTCAAGCAACACCAGTGAAGAGGCTGTGCAAAACCCAGAACGCCATCACGGTGAATGGGCAATATCCAGGTCCAACCTTGGAAGTGAATAATGGTGACACTGTGGTTGTCAAAGTCACTAACAAAGCTCAATACAATGTCACCATTCACTG gCATGGTATTCGACAAATGAGAACAGGATGGGCAGATGGACCAGAATTTGTGACTCAGTGCCCAATTCGGCCAGGAGGGAGTTACACATATCGTTTCACAATTCAAGGACAAGAAGGGACATTGTGGTGGCATGCTCATAGCTCATGGCTTAGAGCCACTGTTTATGGAGCTCTAATCATTCATCCTAAAGAAGGAGCTTCATACCCATTCACTAAGCCAAAGCGTGAAACAGCTCTTCTTCTTG GTGAATGGTGGAATGCAAATCCCATCGATGTTGTGAGAGAGGCAACTAGAACAGGAGCTGCTCCAAACGTGTCAGATGCATACACCATCAATGGTCAACCTGGTGATCTTTACAATTGCTCCAGCAAAG ACACTTTGATTGTTCCAATAGACTCCGGCGAGACCAACCTCATCCGAGTTATCAATGCCGCCTTGAACCAACCGCTATTCTTGACAATTGCAAACCACAAGCTCACAGTTGTTGGAGCTGATGCCTCCTACACCAAACCATTCACCACCACAGTACTCATGCTAGGACCTGGCCAAACCACTGATGTTTTGATCAATGGTGACCAAGCTCCAGCTAGATACTACATAGCAGCACGAGCTTATGCTAGTGCCCCAAATGCACCATTtgacaacaccaccaccacagccatTCTTGAATATAAGTCTGCCCCTTGTGCTGCCACAAATTGTGCAGCAAGCAAACCAATTATGCCTCCTCTACCGGCTTTCAATGACACACCAACTGTCACTGCATTTTCTAACAGTTTCAGAAGTCCTAGGAAAGTGGAGGTGCCAACTGAACTTGATGAGAGCCTCTTCTTCACAATTGGCCTTGGACTCAACAAATGCCCACAACATTTGAAAGCCAGGAGGTGTCAAGGACCTAATGGAACACGCTTTACTGCCAGCATGAACAATGTGTCTTTTGCGCTCCCAAACAATATTTCTATTTTGCAGGCATATCAACAAGGCATACCAGGAGTTTTTACCACTGATTTCCCAGCAAACCCACCATTGCAGTTTGATTATACCGGCAATGTTAGCCGCTCACTTTGGCAACCTGTTCCTGGGACTAAAGGGTACAAGTTGAAGTTCGGGTCAAGAGTGCAGATTGTGTTACAAGACACAAGTATCTTCACCCCTGAGAACCACCCAATTCATCTTCACGGATACGATTTCTACATCATTGCAGAGGGTTTTGGAAATTTCAATTCTAAGACTGATACCTCAAAATTTAACCTTGTTGATCCACCTCTTAGGAACACAGTGGCAGTACCTGTGAATGGATGGGCAGTCATTAGATTTGTTGCTGACAATCCAG GTGCCTGGCTAATGCATTGTCACTTGGATGTTCATATCACCTGGGGCTTGGCCATGGTGTTCTTTGTAGACAATGGACTTGGGGAATTGCAGACCATACAGCCTCCTCCATTAGATCTTCCACTTTGTTAG